The Malus domestica chromosome 10, GDT2T_hap1 nucleotide sequence ACTAAATTTCAATTTGATGatctaatatgttattttatattttaatatattaatttttcaaatcATAGTAAATGCTAAAGGAAATATAAATAGATACACTTGTACCAAGCATTTAATGCAAGGCTAGGGTAGGGTAGctcaaaattaaatgaaaaaaaaaactaaaataattatttgGCATAGAATTTTGAGGAACCACATCAACTTTTGGCAGAGGGGATGGAATGAAATATAAATCAGATGCTCATGTGCTAATTTCGTTGGAATTACGGACAAAATCAAAACTATTGCGTTTGAAATGCAATGGTTAGTAACTAAATGATATGCTTATAAAATGGCCATCAATGCAAAAGACTGAAGAATAATTTACAAGCTCTCCAACCTGGATAATTGGAAGCCAAGGCAAATCAAGATCCTGGCGCACATTCTCAATTAGCTTCACCATGTTCCCCTCGTACGCATCCGCATCATGCTGCGTCGACGTGTCACTCTCCCCTTGGTACCACAACAACCCTTTCATCTCACCCCCGCCTTTCACGCTCTCCCTCGCCCGCTTCACCATACTCTCGTACAAGTGCTCCCCACGCGCCCACTCCTTGATCGCCGTCCCGCCCACCGCGCACGGCACGAGCCCCACCTCCCCCGCACACTCCCTCACCTTGTTCGCGAACGCCATCCCCGGGCCCACGCCGCAAACCTTCTTGGCGTCAATGTCGGCGTGTAGCGGCTCACGCGCGGGCACCCACCGGAGATGCGCGTCGAGGCGGTGGATGGACGGGTGGGGCTGGCACTCCGACGGAACGACGCCGTCCCATTGCTGGcgattgtggtggtggtggtcccTGAAGACGCCGCCGCGGCCGGCCATGTTGCTCTGGCCGGATAAGATGAAGATCTGTTTGGCGTCGGGGGTTAGGGAGTCCATCCTGGCTCGGTCGGTGTTTGGTTCGTTGTAATCTGAGGGCAGATGAACCGTATTTGTCTTGGAGTTGGTCCAAAATGTCAAGGTAGTAAATAAAGGGGGTTTATCTATGAATTAAAAAACACGAAAGAAAACATCCATTGAATTGAATACTTGGTAGTTCAATAAGCAGGAACATTGTACAAgtatctaaactacatattacgCATTAACAGaaggatttttatcacaaatggttctTAATGTTGATCAAACTCATTATTTTGGTTTTTCActtttaaaatcaatcaataacGTCTCTAACATTCACTATCAcacatcaatttggtcattccgtttaGATTCCGTCAATTATTCTATTAGTTTGTATGTGGGACAAACAAATCCAATAAAATTGTGACACCTGGATTACACTAAAGAAGGATTTTTACCACAAATAGTCTCTGACATTGATCAAACTCCTCATTCTggtccttgagtttcaaaaatcgATAAATGTGGTTCTTAACTTTCACTATCACACATCAATTGAGtcatttctattaaaatttcgtcaatatttttttgttagtgTGCTGATGTGGTCTCACCATTCCAATCATATGGCGTCAAGTGAATTAACTATAAGAAACTATTTTTTTAGAGTGACGTATTCCATGCTGGCATTTCTCTTGCATCCCACAATTCTAATTGGGAAATAAAATTCAATCTAAATTCGATAAAATcgaatccaaattcaattcaaatttgataAGATCATAACTAACTAAAGATAATGAGGAGTGAGTTTTGGGAGGTCAAGAGCTTTAATGGTGTCATGAtgccttcctttttttttttagcatacCTAGATGAAAACGATgatgcctttttttttcttttagttttagtttttaatttcttattttacttttagttttaaatctttaaaaaaaattatagttaATCCATGTGGCGCCATATGATTGAATTAATGGGACCATATTGTCACAGCTCGTCCAGAAGTAAATTATCGATGACGTGAATTGAATATTTTACCCTTGGATGTGAACGTTGTGGTGTGTTATGCATGTAGATGGGGATTCAAACTTGCATTTTTTTTCCCTAATTTTTGGAAGAAATTAGAAAGgaatttttgtggttttggttggtgacccacgtggaccacacacacacacaaactctcattctctcttctctcccgtgctctctccctcggactcactctctctctctccttccctcacGTACGAACGAACGCCAAACTCACACTTCAAGCATGGATCGACGTCAAGAAGGTAAGATTCAAACTCCTTGCATGTCCCTGAGTTCGAATATGTCATTTTTAGTACTTGAAACCTTGAAAAGCCTGAGAAACCATAACCTCCGATTTGAGGTACTATTCATGCAAACGTAAAATCTCATGTTTTGGgggatttcaagcttataggtAGCTTACGGAGGTCCTTACGAGGCTAGGAGTGGTTCATTGGAAAATTTTGGACGTCGGAATAACAAGAGCGACGAGTTTTAAGTTTGGCCGGAATATAGAAGCTTTTTCCGACGGGTTTCTGGCGATTTCAGGGCTCGACTCAGGTATGGTTTGATTCGTCTTGGTGAGATCTTTAAAATGATTCAAATTTCATaaagtttggtgttgaaatgaggTAGAAATTAGGGTTAGAAGTTTTTCCAGAAATCGGCGAACAGTTTCCGGCATCAAGTGACTCGTCGGGGAAGAAGgagcatattccgtcagtttgaACGGAATATGCTAATGGTGTAAGGTAACGCCGTTAATTTTTAGACGGAATATTCCagattttaacggaatattccctaacgccgttactGCCACTGTCAGTGTGCCAAGCACATGCCTGCACGTGGGCGGCGCATCTGGCTGTGCCTTGGCCTGCAcgtgggtggtcggaaaatttttctaaaaatatggggatgttcgtggagttgtgtaaatcacgttggtatattcaaacatcccatttgagcattgtatgagaagttattagttagttttggttaggtgctttaaattaacgtttattcagttaattcgcatataggtgagacttatcccgaggacgagcacagtcaagggtgactcgggggctacgacccttcgacatactagtgagtgggcttttgattttcagtatacccttatatacttgatattttctcagaaaatgcatttaaatgaaaATATGCCTTGAATGTCATGCATATAGATTTATATTTTGTAATTgctagtatatgatgcataatatataattgtggtgctgtggacgctcaggtaagtaccaagtgagttatgtttggttatgtgaatcatcgatgatgtgatatgtgattgagaaacattgagctcataaacctgcacctagAGTGGTTATGATTTAGCTAGAGATATGGCACAGGCCTGTTAttgatgtcacctcccgcaccatatgctcacattggatccaatttaggtgtacagtcttgtcgtacagaccatcataggtggttccgactcgtaggtgactaacgatttatcgcccagctattatgagagattagtattgagcataattatattacacccaatatTGTCATACAGACCTTCTCATTGGTTCCGACTCGAGTTCAGTAGAGTGCCGTATAGGTCCtcgtagtgactccggctagatttgACTATTGggttatgaattcagccgtacagacttccATAGGGGTTCTGGCTAACATGATATATctccatgaatttattctctcttgaattacttactctgttatatattggcatgtcatacttatgattatgaatatgtgaagcatgatttgaattgatatattttcatatatatttatgcatatgtttatattctacttcTGGGAAaatttatacatgttttacagcgagaggTTAAAActgttgagaaatgaaatggttttgtaaaacatttgtttttgcccactcacgttttctgttttgcgcccctccagttTTTAGGTAGACTGTTGTTGGTGGCGTACAAGGATTCCGACGGTTCTGACCTattaaaataattgtaggacatcttatggtactgtataattagtacttgtcctactggactgcacctagactttctatgctctgaataGGAGAATTTACACTTGTATTTCACTCCTAGCACTTCCTGTTTAAtagtgcacattagtagctttcagttttaatttagtcgtatatttcttatcttaattgcttccacactgtgcacatggctacgtcaccctcacgtgacggccagcatgcctcgattccagtcggggtgtgtcaatattgTCACACTTGCATAAAACATTGACGAAATTTTAACGGTATGACTAAATTGATGTGCGGTAGTGAAAGTCAAGGaccaaatttattgatttttgaaactcatgaaccaaaatgaggagtttgatcaatgtcatgaaccatttgtgataaaaatcatTCTTTTCTGTAATTAATATGTCACCATTTTATTGAATTTGTGGGTCCCACATACAAACTAACGTAATAATTGACGGAATATaaatggaatgaccaaattaATGTGCGGTAGTGAATGTTAGGGACAACATTGATTGATTTCGAAAGTtatggaccaaaatgatgaatttGGTCAATCTCAGGGACCGTTGGTGATAAAAACTCTTAATATAACTTTGTTTGTCAATTaaaaaatagtgaaaatactatttagtcttctatcacaaaaaattaattagggCAATAACGTAaatttacaaaacaaaattttattgtttactaattttaaaaaattaaaaaaataataaataaattaaacctctctccctctccccccACTCCCACCTTctttctcactctcttcctctctctcctgcaattttaaaaacaaaaataaaaaatttcatacacactttgtgtgtgggcATATACTAGTTAAATTAAAAagtaaacataaaaaaataaaaaaataaaccagGAATCCGTCAAATCCATTCATATAGAATGAGAAGAGAACAATATACGAAAAATTATTTGTACCACGTTTACAAATTGCATTGTGAATTTGTTGACTCTAAAACCTACCAAGCTTACGTGGGGCATAGACCGAGTAACTAGAAGATAATTACGTTCTTCTGATGAATGCAAGCATGCCAACTTTTGGTAGAATTAATGTGGTGGTGGTGTAGAGCGCGCTTCTGACTCTTATATCTGAGCGATAAGGAACACGTATGTCTTGGCCTTGGGTTCTAAACCCTGAAGACAACGTTGCTAGTCATTGTGAAGTTCACATAAGGtccggctttcaatgtgccaaaCACTCAAGTAATCTAGTAACACCCCACTTCGCTAAGAAGGTTGATAAGATGACCTTTTTTAATGAGAAGACCAAGGACTCTTTAGTTGCTGATACTTAGATAGCCAAGTATGAAGTGGTGTTGTGTCGAATTTGAAGCAGTGTTGGGCTGAATTTGAAGCAATGTTGTTACTCCAGACTAAGGATGCTGCTCCTGATTCTATAGCTCCAAAACCGTTTATTTCTGAAAGTATGAGAGAGAGGTTTGTGTAAAGTGGCATTTGTGTGTGGAGTTGAAGGTCTTTTTCACATTGCAAAGCGTC carries:
- the LOC139189011 gene encoding probable carbohydrate esterase At4g34215, whose amino-acid sequence is MDSLTPDAKQIFILSGQSNMAGRGGVFRDHHHHNRQQWDGVVPSECQPHPSIHRLDAHLRWVPAREPLHADIDAKKVCGVGPGMAFANKVRECAGEVGLVPCAVGGTAIKEWARGEHLYESMVKRARESVKGGGEMKGLLWYQGESDTSTQHDADAYEGNMVKLIENVRQDLDLPWLPIIQVAIVSGDNKYMEKVREAQLGMEIPNVVCVDAKGLELKDDHLHLTTKSQVQLGHMLADAYLQHFGPSEPNSHASL